CGTCTTCGAGCCCAAAGTGCTGTTGCTTGACGAGCCGCTCGGCGCGCTCGACAAGAATCTCCGCGAACGCCTGCAACTCGAGCTGCGCCGCATCCACCGCGAGGTCGGGCGCACCTTCGTGTTTGTTACACACGATCAGGAGGAGGCGCTCACGCTCTCCGACCGGATCGCGGTGTTCAACGAGGGCCGCATCGAACAGGTCGGCACAGCGAAGGAGCTCTACGAGACTCCCGCGACACGCTTCGTCGCCGAGTTCATTGGGGAGTCGACCATCATCGGCGACCCGAACGGCAAGACGGTCACCGTCGTGCGGCCTGAGAACGGCGAGCTGTTCCCCGCGGGCGCAGAGATTCCCGCAGGGTACGACAGCATTTCCGTCACGGTTCGCCAGTCGGTGTACCTCGGTTCGGGGTGGAAGCACGAGATCGTGCTTGCCGACGAGAACGCCGGCGTGATTCGCGGTGTCCTGCAGCTCGACTGGCTCGGCGAAGCGAATACCCCGGCCCAGCTCGCGTGGCGCCCGGAGCGCGTCACGGTACTCCCCGCATAGTTCTACCCAGATTTCACGCAACGACGCACACAAGAGAAAGAAGCACCATGATTAACGGCAACGTGTCCCACTGGTGGCAGGACATCGGGGCACCCCAGTCGCGGCCTGCGCTGCCCGGGGACCTGACCGCGGACGTCGCTATCGTCGGCGCCGGCTACACGGGCCTGTGGACGGCCTACTACCTGAAGCAGGCAAAGCCTGAGCTTCGCGTCGTCATTATTGAGCAGCGCCACGTGGGCTATGGCGCCTCGGGTCGCAACGGCGGCTGGTTGACGAACGCGATCACCGGTGGCCGTGAGCAGTACGTCAAGTCGCACGGACGGGACGCCGCCGAGCGGTTCCAGCGGGCGATGAACGACACGGTCGACGAGGTCATCCGGGTCGCCGCGGCAGAGGGCATCGACGCCGACATCAAGAAGGGTGGCGAGTTCAACGTCGCTTACACCCCGGCCCAGGAGGCGCGCATTCGCGGGTTCGCGGCGGCCGAGCAGGCGTGGAAGTCCACCGATCTGCAACTGCTCGAGGCGAGCGAGGCAAAGGCCAAGATCAACGTCGCGAACACGCGTGCCGCCGTCTGGCACCCGCACAGCGCGCGGATCCAGCCCGCAAAGCTCGCCAAGGGCCTGGCCGACACGGTCGAGCGCATGGGCGTCGAGATCTACGAGAACACGCGCGCCGAAGAGATCACACCACACCGCGTGCGCACCACGCACGGGACGGTTTCGGCCGACTACATTGTGCGCGCGACCGAGGGCTTCACCGCCGGCCTCAAGGGCCTGAAGCGCCTCTGGCTGCCGATGAACTCGTCGCTGATCGCGACCGAGCCGCTCGCGCAGAGCGTGTGGGACGAGCTGAACTGGAGCCAGGGCGAGGTGCTCGGCGACTTCGCTCACGTCTACATGTATGCGCAGCGCACCGCTGACGACCGCATCGCCATCGGCGGCCGTGGGGTGCCCTACAAGTTCGGCTCGAAGACCGACCTCGACGGCAATACGCCTGAGGAAACGGCCAAGACCCTCAGCGAGATCCTGCACCGCTTCTTCCCCGCGACGCAAGGAGCGGCCATCGACCACGTGTGGTCTGGCGTGCTGGGTGTGCCGCGAGACTGGGCCGCGACCGTCGGTCTCGACCGCGAGACGGGAATTGCCTGGGGCGGCGGGTACGTCGGCACTGGCGTCACTACGACGAACCTCTCGGGCCGCACGATCACCGACCTGATCCTGGGGAACAAGACCGAACTGACGACGCTGCCGTGGGTCAACCACAAGGTGCGCAAGTGGGAGCCGGAGCCGCTGCGCTGGCTCGCTACCAAGGGTCTGTATGCTGCCTATGGAATGGCGGATCGGGCGGAGCTGAACGGGCGAGAGACGACCTCGCCGATCGCGCACATTGCAGACGTTGTTACGGGGCGCGGCTAGGCGAGGGAGCCGAGCCGCCACACGAGTAGAGAAGATCGATTTTTATGACTGATACCAGCACGCACGCACTGCTCAACCCGGCCGCGGCCGACCTGGGGGCGCACGCCCCGAAGCCGACCGCGACCACCCCCGGCATGACCGAGGCGACCCTGGTTCTCTGGACCAACGGCCGTGTTGAGACCGGACTGTGGGAGTCCAACGCGGGCAGCTTCACGGCAACGCGCGAGGGCTACTCGGAGATCTGCACCATTATCTCGGGTGAGGCAACGATTACCGGTGCGGGTGAGGAACCGATCACCTACCGCGCGGGCGACATGGTCGCGATGCCGTCCGGGTGGGTCGGCGTCTGGGACGTTCCCGTCGCCGTGCGTAAGCACTACACGACGATTAACGATTAGCGAGGGCCGACGATGACGACGCAGGAGCCGCGCGGGGGAGACCTCGCGATCGTCGGCGCGCGGCTGCGCACCAACACGGCCGATCACGGCGACGCGACCGCGATCCTCGCGGTTGACGGCAGGATCCGACTCGTCGGCAGCGACGCCGAGGTGCGCGAGGCGGCTGAGACCGCCGGCATCGAGGTGCGCGATCTCGCTGGCGCGACCGTCACTCCCGGACTCTTCGACGGCCACACCCACCCGGTGTGGGCCGCCGAGGTGACGGCCGGAGTGAACCTGGGCGGGCTCGAGACCGTTGCCGAGATCTGCGCAGCACTTGCTGCTGAGGCGGAGCGCGTGCCCGTGGACCGCTGGGTGCGCGGCTGGAACCTCGAGTACGAGCCGTTCGAGGAGACCGGCATGCTCGCCTCGCTCATCGAGGAGGCCGTGGGCGGCCGCCCCACGGCGCTCATGTGTTACGACATGCACACGGCGCTCGTGACTCGCGCGGCCCTCGAGGCCGCCGGCGTCACTGGCGCGCAGCACTTCGAGGACGCGAGCGAGATCGTCGTCGACGCGGATGGCGTGCCCACGGGCGAGCTGCGCGAGCCGAGCGCCTATCAGTTCGTACTCGCCGCGGCGCCGGTGCTCAGCGCGGAAGAGACCCTCGAAGCGAACCGCGAAATGCTCGAGCGCCTTGCAGCGGTCGGGCTCACGGGCGGCGCAATCATGGACGGCAACGCGGGCACCATCGAGGTGCTCGCGGAGCTCGAGGCACGCGGACAGCTCATCCAGCGCTTCACCGTGCACCACTGGCACACCGTCGATGCCGACGACGCCGAGGTCGCGCGCATCATCGCGGGGAAGGATCGCCGAGGCCGCCTGTGGCAGGCCGGTGCGATCAAGCTGTTCAGCGACGGCGTGGTCGATACTGGCACCGCCTGGCTGCACACGGTCGACGCGTGCGGCGATGGCCGTGCCGGGTTCTGGCCCGACTGGAACCGGTACGTCGAGGTGGTTCAGGCCTACCACGACGCGGGAATGCTCATCGCGACCCACGCGGTCGGTGACTACGCCGTCAGCCAGGTGCTCGACGTATATGCGGCGTTGCCCCAGCGGGACGGGCTGCCGTTCCACTCGATCGAGCACCTCGAGGTGCTCGCGGACAGCGACCTCGAGCAGTTGAAGGGCTCGGGCGTCACCGCGTCGATGCAGCCGCTGCACATGCAGTGGCGCGCGGCTGACGGCAGCGACAACTGGACGGTGCGCCTCGGCGAGGGCCGCGACGCGACGGGCTACCGCGCGCGCAGCGTGCTCGACGTCGGCGCCACCCTGGTGCTTGGCTCGGACTGGCCGGTCGCGCAGTACGACCCGCGCCTCGGCATGGCGTGGGCGCGCGGGCGTCACACCCCCGGCGACCCGAACGCCCGCGTGTTCGAGCCGGGCGAGCGCCTGAGCGGCGAGGAAGCGCTGCTGGCGTACACGCTCTGGCCGGCAGAGGCCCGGGGTCACTTGGACCGCGGCGCGCTCGCGCCCGGAATGGTCGCGGACTTCACGGTGTGGGCGCAGGATCCGGTCCTGACCGACGCCGACGCGCTGCCCGATCTCGCGATCGTGGCGACGATCGTCGACGGAAAGGTCGTCTTCGGCTAGGTTCGTTCGCTCCGGCAGGATCCGTGCCGCCGATCGCTCTCGCGGTCGGCGGCACTTTTCTGTTTCGCGCTCTTCGTCCCTGGACCTTCTTCGTCCCTGGACCTTCTTCGTCCCTGGCCCTCGAAACCCCCGCCGACCCCGCCCTCGAGGGGTCGCAATCTGCTGCTTGGATTGAATTGATGCAGCAGATTGAGACGTCTCGACGGGGAGAAAGGTGGTCGCGGGCCTCGGAACCGGCCACCGAGCCGAGCGTGCAGTTTGCAAACGAAGAAGTCCCGCGCCCGTTGGCATAGGTGTGCGGCGCTCGCGTCTGCTGCCGCGCACCGGACGGCGGTAGACTGACGCCATGGCGAACCCGTTCGAACGCAAGCACCGAATCGCAATCCTTGGCGGCGGCCCTGGCGGGTACGAGGCGGCCCTCGCGGGCGCGCAGCTCGGCGCAGAGGTCACCCTGGTCGAGCGGGCGGGGGTCGGCGGCTCTGCCGTGCTGACCGACGTCGTCCCCTCGAAGAGCCTGATCGCGACGGCCGAGGCCGTGAGCGCGGTGCAGGGCGCCGGGACGCTCGGCGTGCAGGCCTTCCTGCCCGGACAGGGGGGTCACCCCATCCGCCCCGAAATCGCGGTCAATCTCGCCGCGGTTAACCAGCGCCTCATCGCGATGGCTGGCGCGCAGTCGACCGACATGCTCGCAACTCTCACCGAGGCTGGCGTGCGCGTCGTGCAAGGCGAGGGGCGCCTCGACGGCCCCGACGCTGTGATCGTCTCGACCGCGCTCGGCACAGATGGCACCGACTTTGAGCGCCTCGAGGCCGACACGATCGTCGTCTCGGTCGGCGCGAGCCCCCGCGAACTCGACTCGGCAAAGCCCGACGGCGAACGCATTCTGACGTGGACCCAGCTCTACGACCTGAAGGCGATTCCCGAGCACCTCATTGTTGTCGGATCGGGCGTCACCGGAGCCGAGTTCGCCAGCGCCTACCGCGCGCTCGGCGCCGAGGTCACCCTCGTGTCGAGCCGCGACCAGGTGTTGCCTGGTGAGGACTCCGACGCCGCCGCGGTGATCGAGAAGGTCTTCAAGCGCAGCGGCATGCACGTGCTGAACAAGTCGCGGGCCGAGTCGGTCACGCGCACCGAGACCGGTGTGCGCGTCGAGCTCGCCGACGGCCGCGTCGTCGAGGGCTCGCACTGCCTCATGGCGGTCGGCTCCATCCCGAACACCACAGGCATCGGACTGCGTGCCGCGGGCGTGCAGCTCACTGAGAGCGGCCACATCCAGGTGAACAAGGTCGCGCGCACCTCGGTGCCGTCGATTTACGCGGCAGGCGACTGCACGAACTTCTTCCCGCTGGCCTCGGTCGCCGCGATGCAGGGGCGCACCGCGATCATGCACGCGCTCGGTGACTTCGTGCGCCCGATCGACCTGAACAACGTCGCCTCGAACGTGTTCACTCAGCCCGAGATCGCCACGGTCGGCTGGAGCGAGCAGGATGTCGCCGAGGCGCAGGACATCTCGCGCACCGTGATGCAGAAGCTCCCGCTCGCGATCAACCCGCGCGCCAAGATGCTCGGCATCACCGACGGCTTCGTCAAGATCTACGCCTCGCAGGGATCGGGCGTGGTCGTCGGCGGCGTGGTCGTCGCCCCGAAGGCGAGCGAGCTGATCTTCGCGCTCGCGCTCGCGGTTGAACATCGTCTCACCGTTGATCAGGTCGCGTCGGCCTTTACGGTCTACCCGTCACTCACCGGATCGATGGGTGACGCCGCCCGGGCGCTGCACGTTCGATGAGCGAGCTCATCGGCCGCCGCGCGTTCCTCACTGGAGTTGGGATCGCCGGACTTGGCGCCGCCGCCCTGCTCGTGGGCTGCGCGCCGACCGAACTCACCCCCGTGCCTTCCGACGACGACGCGAAAGACATCGCCGTCACCGTGCAGGTATCGGACAACCGATTCGAGCCGGCTGAGGTCACGATCAAGCCGGGCCAAGCGGTGCGCTGGGAGTTCCTCGGCACGGCCAAACACGACGTGGTCTCCGACGACCGGAGCTTCGTGAGCGAGCTCATGCGGGACGGCAGCTACACCCACGTTTTCGATGCGCCGGGCGAGTTCCCGTACCTGTGTTCCATCCACGCGGAGATGCGTGGCGTCGTTACGGTCGCCAGCCTCTAGCCTGGCCCGGGCCAGCCGATTTTGGCGGCGCTAGTGAATCAGCGCCTTAAGTAGCATGATGCTCACCCCGAGCGCCGCGGTCACTGCGCTCGCGGCGATGCGCAGCGAGGTCCGTTTCGTCCAGCCGGCCGAGCCGAAGTAGCCGAGTATGCCGAGCAATGCGACGTCGACCCAGAGGGCCGCCCAGGTCGCGGTGTCGCCACTGATGAGCTTGAGTACGCCGGCGAAGATGATGGCGAGGGGCACGATCGCGGCGAGCAGGAGACCGGCGGAGTGCGTGAGCGCGTGGCCTAGCGCATCACGAAACTCGCTGAGCTCTCGGGATTGGTTCGTGCGTTCGGGCGCCGGGCCGGATCCTGCCTGCTCATCGCGCACGCCGGACGCGCTGAGCCGTGCGACGACATGAGCGAACACGTGGGCGACCCAGAACACGACGACCGTGCCCGAGACCTTGAGGAATGTGTCCCAGGAACTCTGGTCGCCCCTGCTGACGACGATCAGGAGCGCAGACACCAGGATGAGGCCGTAGATCGCGGACTCCGAGGCGAGGTCACGGCGCAAGACGCGCGCACGGGCCCTGGGCTTCGGACGAGCCTCGGTCACGAAGCCGACCCGGCCCCGGTGAGTCGGATCGAGGTGAGGCGTTCCTCGAGCGACGCCGACGCGTGCACCGTGATGAGTTCGTCGGCATTCGAGTACGCGGCGAAGCCAGCGAGCTGTTCGCGCACGCGCTCGGGGCCGCCGACGGCGCGGTGGGTGAGCATGCCGAGAATCTCCTGCCCCGCGGGCGTTTCACGCAGCGTCTCGGCCTCTTCAACGGTCAAATCCCGCTCGCGCCCACGCGAGAGGAAGCGCCGGATCCGGTCGACCTTCACGTGCTCGAAGCGGGCGTCCGCCTCTTCGTCTGTCTCGGCCGCGACCACGTTGATGGCGGTGTACACGTAGGGCTCGGGGTGGGCCTCGCTCGGGCGGTACGCCTCGCGATAGTGCGCGACGGCTCCGCGCAACGCCTGCGGCGCGAAGTGCGACGCAAACGCGTAGGGCAGGCCGAGTTGGGCTGCGAGGCTGGCCCCAAACATGCTCGAGCCCAGGATCGTGAGGGGCACGTTGGTGCCGCGGCCGGGGTAGGCGTTCACGGCGTCGCGGGGGAGGTCGTCCCCGAGGAGGCGCTGCAGCTCGATCACGTCTTGCGGAAAACTGTCGGAGGCCTGCGGACTGCGGCGTAGCGCGCGGAACGTCGCGCCGTCGCCACCGGGGGCGCGGCCGAGCCCGAGGTCGATCCGGTTCGGGTGTAGCTCGGCGAGCGTGCCGAACTGTTCGGCGATGACGAGTGGGGAGTGATTCGGCAGCATGATCCCGCCGGAGCCGACCCGAATCGTGCTCGTGTGCGCGGCGACGTGGGCGATGAGCACCGCGGTCGCGCTCGATGCGATCGACGGCATGTTGTGGTGCTCGGCGTACCAAACGCGGCGATAGCCCGCGGCCTCGGCGACCTGTGCGGCGTCGACGCACGCGGCAAGCGCTGGGCCCACCCCGTCATCGCCGACGGACGCAAGATCGAGCAGAGAGAGGGGAGGGAGGGTCATATGAGCTCGCAACGTCCGTGGGTTCGGCGGTATTCCGCGGACAGGCGATGACCTCCGCGGTCGTCGCAAGTCTACGGGCGCTGCAGCGGCTCTATCGCGTCAGGAAGCGGTCAATCTCCGCGACGAGGTTCCAGCGCCCGCTATTCACGGCGAGGTCTCGGGGCGAAACCCCGCCGCCCGAGGGCAGCCGCGGGTCCGCCCCGGCCTCGAGCAGCATGCGGACGACCTGCGCCGCCCCGTCCCCGCCGTCCCCCAGCACGATCGCCTCGTGCAGGGCGGTCCAGCCAAAATTGTTCATGTGGTCGAGCGGCACCCCCGCATCGATCAGGATCCGCACCGTGTCGATGTGGGCGTGTTCGCTTGCGGGGATGAGCGCGGTTCCCGCGAATCGATTCAGGCTGTTGACGTCGGCTCCGTGTGCCAGCGTCGCCACGAGGATCTCGTTGAATCCCTCGGCGCCGGCGTAGAGAAACGCCGAGTCCTCGATGCCGTCCTTCGCGTTCGGGTCGGCGCCCGCGTCAAGCAGCAGCAGTGCGATCTCGATCGAGTTCGCCTTCGTCGCCGCGACGAGCGGGGTCTGACCGAGCTCGTTCCGGCTCTCCAGGTCCGCCCCCGCCGCGATGGCCGCATCCGCAGCGGGCGCGTCGCTCGCGCCCACTGCGACGAACAATGCGGCGGTCGCCGATGCGCGCTCCTCGGCGGTGGGCGGCGCGGGCATGGGTGCCGGCGCCGGCTCGGACGCGGGCGCCGGCTGCGTGGGGGCCGCCGGGGCGTCCGCCGCGCAGGCGGTGGCGGCCAGCGCGACGGACGCGGTCAGGGCGAGGGAGATCGCCGCCCGACGGAGCCCGCTGCCCCGCTTGCTACGCCAGGGCAACTTCAGCTTCAATCGCCGCGAGGCCCGCCGCCGCGCACTGTTGGTCCGCCATACCCGACGGTGCCCCGCCAACCCCGATACCTGCGATCGAGGCGTCGCCGAGTTTCACGCTGACCCCACCCGGCATGAAGAGCGTGCCGGGGAGGCGGTGCAGGCCGTTCTCGTCCGCGCGCTCCACTAGGTCGCTCGTGCTCGCACCGAACGCTGCGGAGGTGTACGCCTTCTGCTGGGCCGCCTCGATGGTGTGCTCGGCGGCGTTGTTGCCGCGCACCAGCGCCTGCAGCTGGCCATTGCGGTCGACGACCGCGACGGTCACGAAGCCTAGACCGTCGGCCTCGCACTGCGCGAGCGCGGCCTGGGCGGCGACGGTCGCCGTCTGTGCGCTCAGGCGAGCGGACGAAACGGTGTTGCCCTCGTGCACCACGGTCGCGGCAGCTGCCGAGGTTTGCGGCTTCTCCGCCGTGGCGCTCGTGCAGCCAACGAGCCCGGCAGATGCGGCCAGAAGCGTTGCGGCGGTGACGATCAGTGTGCGGTTCGTAGTCATGTGAATCCCAGCTGCTTTGTGGTGGATACCCGTGTACAACGGGCCGGAGCCCCGCAGTCGATCGCGGTGCTCCGTCGTGCATACCCACTCTCCTCGGCACAATACCGCCCCGCATCGACCGATCGGCCCTCATGCGCTCAATCAATTGATTGATCCATTCGCCCGCGGCGTGGGCAATACTGGGGGCGATGGCCATCCCACTCTCACCCGACGCGCGCGCCGCCCGCGGCCTCGCCGCGATGAACCTCGCGGTGGATATTGGCTTCGCTGCCCTCCTGCTGATCTGCTCACTCCGCTACTTCAGTAACCACCCGTTCGGGTCGCTCGGCGTGCTCGTGCTCGTGTTGGCTCTGGGTTCGGGGGCCGCATACGCCTTCGCCGCCGTGGCCGCGCGGGCAGCAGCGGGTCTCGCCCGGCAGCGCGCAGGGATCCTGATTGCGACGGGGCTCTGGCTGCCGCTCGTGGTCATCGCACCCTCGTACGGCTGGTGCGCGTTCGCGCTCTTTGTCGCGGTCTATCGGGTGCTGCGCGGGGCATCGGCGCTGATCGCATCGGCGCTGATCGTGATTTCAGTGAGCGTCGGCCTGCTGCTGATGTCGAAGGGCGAGGACCTCGGGCTGGTTCTGGGCCCGTTCCTCGGCGGGTTTGTGCTGACTCTCGCCTATCGTGGGCTCACCCAGTCGCTCGACGACGGCCGTCAACTGATCGCCCAGCTCGTCGACACCCGGGCGCAGTTGGCGCAGTCGGAGCGAGAGGCGGGCGGACTGGCCGAACGCGGGCGGGTGGCGAGCGAGCTCCACGACACTGTGGTCCAGCGCACCGCAAGTGCGTTGCTGCTTTTGGAGTCGGAGGAGCTGCAGCGAGGCTCTTCTCCCGCGGTGGTGCAGGCGCAGGAGTTACTGCGGGTGAGCCTGACGGAGACCCGGCAGCTCATGCACGGGCTCGTTCTGGCCGGGGTGGCGCGCGAGCCGCTCGCCGCCTCGATGCAGGAGCTCGGGCGCAAGTACGACGCGTCGGTCGAGGTCATCGGTGACGAGCGCGTGGTCGCGGAGTCCACCGCACATGCCTTGCTGCGCGTCGCCCAGGAGGCGCTCATCAACGCGAACAAGCACGCGGACGCCCCGGCACGCAAGCTCACGCTGACCTTCTTCGGCGACGCGGTGGGTGTGGACATCGCCGACAACGGCGTGGGTTTCGATCCTGATCTCCGTGACCCGAGCGGTGCCGGGTATGGCCTGCGCGCCATGGCTTGGCGGGTCGAGAATCTGGGCGGAGTGTTCACCCTGGAAAGTGCCGCGGGTGCCGGCACGGTGGTCGCGGGAGTGATTCCCAACCATCGAAACGAGCCGGCGGAAGGCGCAGCATGATCCGCATCCTGCTCGTCGACGATCACCCCGTGCTGCGCCACGGTATTCAGTCGCTGCTCGCGACGCAGCGCGACTTCGAGGTCGTCGCGGATGCTGGGAACGCGGCAGACGCGGTGGCGCTCGCCACGCGCGAGAGTGTTGACGTTGTTCTCATGGACCTGGACCTCGGTTCGGGCGAGGAGGGCGGGATCGCGGCCACGCGCAAGATCGTCCGCGCCTGTCCCCAGACGCGCGTCATTGTCTTCACGGCGTACGACTCGGACGCGGACATCGTGCGCGCGGTCGAGGCTGGTGCGGTCGGCTACCTCGTCAAGGACAGCCGCCCGGCCGAACTCTTCGGGGCGATTCGGGCGGCGGCGGGTGGGGCGGCGGCGCTCGCCGGCCCGATCGCGGCGCGGCTGCTCGAACGGATGCAGCACCCGGGGGACGTCCTCACCGGGCGCGAGCTCGAGGTGTTGGAGCTCGCCGCCGCCGGCCTGGCGAATCGAGCTCTCGCCGCGAAGCTCATGGTGAGCGAGGCGACCGTGAAGACGCATCTGCACCATATTTTCACCAAGCTGGACGTCGATAGCCGGCAGGCGGCGGTCGCGAGCGCGATCAAGAGCGGGCTCATTCGGCTGTAGCTGGGTCGTGCGCGAATCGGCGGCCTACCCGCCGAGCGCGCGAATCACTTGCGCTGAGGCGAGGTGCCCCGCGTGCTCCGCGATCTCGAGGGCGCTGCGCCCCTGAGTGTCGACGCTGTCTGCGGGAGCGCCCGCCCGCAGCGCGAGGGCCACCCCGTTCGCGTCCCCTACCGCGGCCGCTGCGAGCAACGCCGGCACCGGATCGGCCGGCAGCGGCGTGGCCGCAAGCGCCTCGAGCAGCGCGGCCTGGGTGGGGTACCCCTTCGAGTAGGCCATCTGGAGCGGAGTGAGGCCCTCGAATCCGGAGGGTGCCTGGAACTGGACGCCGCCGGCGACGAGCACCCGCACGGTCGCGTGGTAGGTCGGGTCGTCGCGGCCGAGCCAGACCGCCTCGTGGATCGCCTGGTAGCCGATCCGGTTGACGTGATCGAGGGGAGTTCCCGCTTGGATCAGCTCGCCCACGACGTCCCAATGCCCACGCTCCGCGGCGCGGATGAGGCCGGTGCCGACCCAGCTGTCGAGGTCGTGCACGTTCGCGCCGTGTGCGAGCGTGAGGCGCAGCAACTCGAGCCGGCCCTCACTCGTGGCGATGAGATACGCGGACTGTACGGTGTCGTCCTTCGCGTTCACGTCGGCGCCCTGTTCGATGAGCTGTTTCGCGGCGTCGACGTCGTTGGCCCAGGCCGCGGCGCGGAGGCGAGCGTCGAGCTCGGCCTGGGGCAGCTCTGGCGGTACCTCGGTGGGTTTGGGCGCAGGGGTGGGCGAGGGGGTCGAAGCCGGCGCGGACGGTGAAGGTGTCGTCTGCTCGGTGGCGATGGGCTCGGCCGCGCAGGCGGAGAGCGCCAACGGCAGCGCGAGCAAGAGGAGGGCCGGCCAGCGCCGACGGGTCGAAGTGTTCACATCTTGCACGCTACGTCGCGGGCGAGGCGCCCCGCGTCAATCAATTGATGGACCTCAGGGAGTGCCCAGGAGTACGCATCGAAACGGGGAGGTGGGCGTGTGCCCATCCTCCCCGTTTCGACGCGCTGATCCTGCTGGTCGGCCGCGCCGTCTACGTTGCGGACTCTCCCGCATCGCCGGTGTCGACGAGCAGCACGCCAGAGGATATGTCCCACATCATTGCGACGTTGTCCCCGCGGTTGTGGATGCGTGCGTCCTGACCGAGGCGAACCGCACCCTCAGTGCCGTCAGGAAGCCTCACCGTGTATCGCCGAGACGCTCCCAGGTAGGTGACGTCGAGGATGGTGACAGGAATCGAGTTCTGTGATTCGCCGATTGGCGTGCCCGCGGACTCTAGTCGCAGATTCTCGGGACGGATGAGGATCGCAAGGTTCTCGTGTGCCGACTGCCCATCTGCAACCACTCGGTGCCCGGCGATCTCGAGCGCGGTCTGTCGCTCGCCAACCGTGATCCCCTTCCCCAGGAGCACGGTGGACTCGCCGAGGAACCGCCCGACAAACAGCGTCTGCGGTGCCTCGTACAGGTCCTCCGACGTCCCGACCTGCTCGATCCTGCCGTTGTTGAAGACTGCGATGCGGTCCGACATGGACAGTGCTTCCTCCTGATCGTGCGTCACGTACACAAACGTCGATCCCACCTCGCGGTGGATGCGCTTGATCTCGGTCTGCAACCACTCGCGGAGCTTCTTGTCGAGGGCACCGAGGGGCTCATCCATCAGCAGCACGCGCGGTTCGTACACGAGCGCTCGCGCCAGAGCGACTCGCTGCTGCTGGCCGCCGGAGAGTTCTGACGGGTAGCGATCTCCGAAGTCG
This genomic stretch from Leucobacter sp. CX169 harbors:
- a CDS encoding LLM class flavin-dependent oxidoreductase; the protein is MTLPPLSLLDLASVGDDGVGPALAACVDAAQVAEAAGYRRVWYAEHHNMPSIASSATAVLIAHVAAHTSTIRVGSGGIMLPNHSPLVIAEQFGTLAELHPNRIDLGLGRAPGGDGATFRALRRSPQASDSFPQDVIELQRLLGDDLPRDAVNAYPGRGTNVPLTILGSSMFGASLAAQLGLPYAFASHFAPQALRGAVAHYREAYRPSEAHPEPYVYTAINVVAAETDEEADARFEHVKVDRIRRFLSRGRERDLTVEEAETLRETPAGQEILGMLTHRAVGGPERVREQLAGFAAYSNADELITVHASASLEERLTSIRLTGAGSAS
- a CDS encoding NAD(P)H-quinone dehydrogenase — translated: MANPFERKHRIAILGGGPGGYEAALAGAQLGAEVTLVERAGVGGSAVLTDVVPSKSLIATAEAVSAVQGAGTLGVQAFLPGQGGHPIRPEIAVNLAAVNQRLIAMAGAQSTDMLATLTEAGVRVVQGEGRLDGPDAVIVSTALGTDGTDFERLEADTIVVSVGASPRELDSAKPDGERILTWTQLYDLKAIPEHLIVVGSGVTGAEFASAYRALGAEVTLVSSRDQVLPGEDSDAAAVIEKVFKRSGMHVLNKSRAESVTRTETGVRVELADGRVVEGSHCLMAVGSIPNTTGIGLRAAGVQLTESGHIQVNKVARTSVPSIYAAGDCTNFFPLASVAAMQGRTAIMHALGDFVRPIDLNNVASNVFTQPEIATVGWSEQDVAEAQDISRTVMQKLPLAINPRAKMLGITDGFVKIYASQGSGVVVGGVVVAPKASELIFALALAVEHRLTVDQVASAFTVYPSLTGSMGDAARALHVR
- a CDS encoding ABC transporter ATP-binding protein: MVHEQASRGAEIRLDGVSKHYPKSIALDNINLTVKAGEFLTFLGPSGSGKTTTLNLIAGFTDLTTGNVRIDGERMDDVPVHKRDLGIVFQHYALFPHMSVFDNVAFPLARRKVQKATAATMVRKALETAGLAGFEDRFPAELSGGQQQRVALARALVFEPKVLLLDEPLGALDKNLRERLQLELRRIHREVGRTFVFVTHDQEEALTLSDRIAVFNEGRIEQVGTAKELYETPATRFVAEFIGESTIIGDPNGKTVTVVRPENGELFPAGAEIPAGYDSISVTVRQSVYLGSGWKHEIVLADENAGVIRGVLQLDWLGEANTPAQLAWRPERVTVLPA
- a CDS encoding cupredoxin domain-containing protein — translated: MSELIGRRAFLTGVGIAGLGAAALLVGCAPTELTPVPSDDDAKDIAVTVQVSDNRFEPAEVTIKPGQAVRWEFLGTAKHDVVSDDRSFVSELMRDGSYTHVFDAPGEFPYLCSIHAEMRGVVTVASL
- a CDS encoding ankyrin repeat domain-containing protein, coding for MPWRSKRGSGLRRAAISLALTASVALAATACAADAPAAPTQPAPASEPAPAPMPAPPTAEERASATAALFVAVGASDAPAADAAIAAGADLESRNELGQTPLVAATKANSIEIALLLLDAGADPNAKDGIEDSAFLYAGAEGFNEILVATLAHGADVNSLNRFAGTALIPASEHAHIDTVRILIDAGVPLDHMNNFGWTALHEAIVLGDGGDGAAQVVRMLLEAGADPRLPSGGGVSPRDLAVNSGRWNLVAEIDRFLTR
- a CDS encoding cupin domain-containing protein translates to MTDTSTHALLNPAAADLGAHAPKPTATTPGMTEATLVLWTNGRVETGLWESNAGSFTATREGYSEICTIISGEATITGAGEEPITYRAGDMVAMPSGWVGVWDVPVAVRKHYTTIND
- a CDS encoding FAD-binding oxidoreductase, producing MINGNVSHWWQDIGAPQSRPALPGDLTADVAIVGAGYTGLWTAYYLKQAKPELRVVIIEQRHVGYGASGRNGGWLTNAITGGREQYVKSHGRDAAERFQRAMNDTVDEVIRVAAAEGIDADIKKGGEFNVAYTPAQEARIRGFAAAEQAWKSTDLQLLEASEAKAKINVANTRAAVWHPHSARIQPAKLAKGLADTVERMGVEIYENTRAEEITPHRVRTTHGTVSADYIVRATEGFTAGLKGLKRLWLPMNSSLIATEPLAQSVWDELNWSQGEVLGDFAHVYMYAQRTADDRIAIGGRGVPYKFGSKTDLDGNTPEETAKTLSEILHRFFPATQGAAIDHVWSGVLGVPRDWAATVGLDRETGIAWGGGYVGTGVTTTNLSGRTITDLILGNKTELTTLPWVNHKVRKWEPEPLRWLATKGLYAAYGMADRAELNGRETTSPIAHIADVVTGRG
- a CDS encoding amidohydrolase, yielding MTTQEPRGGDLAIVGARLRTNTADHGDATAILAVDGRIRLVGSDAEVREAAETAGIEVRDLAGATVTPGLFDGHTHPVWAAEVTAGVNLGGLETVAEICAALAAEAERVPVDRWVRGWNLEYEPFEETGMLASLIEEAVGGRPTALMCYDMHTALVTRAALEAAGVTGAQHFEDASEIVVDADGVPTGELREPSAYQFVLAAAPVLSAEETLEANREMLERLAAVGLTGGAIMDGNAGTIEVLAELEARGQLIQRFTVHHWHTVDADDAEVARIIAGKDRRGRLWQAGAIKLFSDGVVDTGTAWLHTVDACGDGRAGFWPDWNRYVEVVQAYHDAGMLIATHAVGDYAVSQVLDVYAALPQRDGLPFHSIEHLEVLADSDLEQLKGSGVTASMQPLHMQWRAADGSDNWTVRLGEGRDATGYRARSVLDVGATLVLGSDWPVAQYDPRLGMAWARGRHTPGDPNARVFEPGERLSGEEALLAYTLWPAEARGHLDRGALAPGMVADFTVWAQDPVLTDADALPDLAIVATIVDGKVVFG